From a region of the Candidatus Syntrophosphaera sp. genome:
- the rimI gene encoding ribosomal protein S18-alanine N-acetyltransferase, protein MSDIRKMTNADLPDVLRIENLCFSTPWPEEAFELTPFTDAWVTCIESLLRGYIMYHTVLDESVIINFAIDPACQRQGLGTQLLGHTLEEMAGRSVRNFYLDVRVSNIAAQNLYHKFGFLPLGFRKNYYSAPEEDSVVMVKHA, encoded by the coding sequence ATGAGCGATATCCGCAAGATGACGAACGCAGACCTGCCCGACGTGCTCAGGATCGAAAACCTCTGTTTCAGCACGCCCTGGCCAGAAGAGGCCTTTGAGCTCACTCCCTTCACGGATGCCTGGGTGACCTGCATCGAAAGCCTTTTGCGGGGCTACATCATGTATCATACCGTGCTGGACGAGAGCGTTATCATCAATTTTGCCATCGACCCAGCCTGCCAGCGCCAGGGCCTGGGCACCCAGTTGCTCGGCCACACTCTGGAAGAGATGGCCGGACGCAGCGTGCGCAACTTCTATCTGGACGTCCGCGTATCCAATATCGCGGCGCAGAACCTCTATCACAAATTCGGCTTCCTGCCCCTGGGATTTCGCAAGAACTACTATTCCGCTCCGGAGGAGGATTCCGTGGTCATGGTCAAACACGCATAA
- the nadB gene encoding L-aspartate oxidase, whose protein sequence is MDGELKDYDFLVIGSGIAGLIYALQVSRLGRVAIVTKSGLHDCSTDYAQGGIAAVLDAQDSFEKHCEDTFAAGADLGKKEVIKHIIAEGPRLIQYLIDLGTDFTLQDESYDNRLENLSLTLEGGHTHRRVAYAADSTGHQIMVSLIESCRANPNIEIFENMIAIDLITQHHIMQDTGFRPGISCWGAYVMDESTHEVHIFRARKTMMGTGGAARIYAHNTNPAVSTGDGMAMARLAGARLANMEFVQFHPTAFWSPGGETFLISEAVRGEGAVLRLTDGTAFMENYHPKGNLAPRDIVSRAIDAELKKRGEKFCYLDATAIPSDKLRKHFPFIDAKLREQGIDFTKDPIPVAPAAHYFCGGVLSTIDGITDIHNLFAAGEVACSGLHGANRLASNSLLEALVIAWNAGNHPSNRDEVAFPEIPPWKQREEFNENEWVVISHNREIIGMIMDGYVGIRRSRRLLKYALSRIENIYNEVNNFYQHNAVRREVVETRNLAIIAIAVIRSALMRRESRGAHYLIDAPERNDELFLIDTIL, encoded by the coding sequence ATGGACGGTGAATTGAAAGACTACGATTTTCTCGTCATTGGCAGCGGCATTGCCGGCCTGATCTACGCCCTGCAGGTTTCGCGCCTGGGCAGGGTGGCGATCGTCACCAAGAGCGGCCTTCACGACTGCAGCACGGATTACGCCCAGGGCGGGATCGCGGCCGTGCTCGACGCCCAGGATTCCTTTGAGAAGCACTGCGAGGACACCTTCGCCGCCGGAGCTGATCTGGGCAAGAAAGAGGTCATCAAACACATCATTGCCGAAGGGCCCCGGCTGATCCAATACCTGATCGACCTCGGCACCGATTTCACCCTCCAGGATGAGAGCTACGACAACCGCCTGGAAAATCTTTCCCTGACCCTGGAAGGCGGCCACACCCACCGCCGCGTGGCCTATGCCGCCGATTCCACGGGCCATCAGATCATGGTTTCCTTGATCGAAAGCTGCCGCGCGAATCCCAACATCGAGATCTTTGAAAACATGATCGCCATCGACCTGATCACCCAGCACCACATCATGCAGGACACGGGTTTCAGACCCGGGATCTCCTGCTGGGGCGCCTACGTGATGGACGAATCCACCCATGAGGTGCACATTTTCCGCGCCAGAAAGACCATGATGGGCACCGGCGGTGCAGCCCGGATCTATGCCCACAACACCAATCCCGCGGTTTCGACTGGTGACGGGATGGCCATGGCCAGGCTGGCCGGGGCCCGGTTGGCGAACATGGAGTTTGTCCAGTTCCATCCCACCGCTTTCTGGAGCCCGGGCGGGGAGACCTTCCTGATCAGCGAGGCCGTGCGCGGCGAGGGAGCGGTATTGCGCCTCACCGATGGCACCGCCTTCATGGAAAACTACCATCCGAAGGGAAATCTGGCTCCCAGGGACATCGTTTCCCGGGCTATCGACGCCGAGCTCAAAAAGCGGGGCGAAAAATTCTGCTACCTCGATGCCACGGCGATCCCTTCCGACAAGCTGCGCAAGCATTTTCCCTTCATCGACGCCAAGCTGCGCGAGCAGGGGATAGATTTCACCAAAGATCCGATCCCCGTTGCCCCGGCAGCCCATTATTTCTGCGGCGGGGTGCTTTCCACCATCGACGGGATAACGGACATCCACAACCTCTTTGCCGCCGGGGAAGTGGCCTGCAGCGGTCTGCACGGGGCGAACCGCCTGGCCTCGAACTCGCTTTTGGAGGCCCTGGTTATAGCCTGGAACGCTGGCAACCACCCCTCCAACCGCGATGAGGTGGCCTTCCCCGAAATTCCGCCCTGGAAGCAGAGGGAGGAATTCAATGAGAACGAATGGGTGGTGATCTCCCACAACCGCGAGATCATCGGCATGATCATGGATGGCTATGTCGGCATCCGCCGCTCCCGCCGCCTGCTCAAATACGCCCTCTCCCGGATCGAGAACATCTACAACGAAGTAAACAATTTTTATCAGCACAACGCCGTCCGCCGCGAAGTGGTCGAAACCCGCAACCTGGCGATCATTGCCATAGCCGTGATCCGCAGCGCCCTGATGCGCAGGGAAAGCCGCGGCGCCCACTATCTGATCGACGCTCCCGAGCGCAACGACGAACTCTTTCTGATCGACACGATCCTCTAA
- a CDS encoding S41 family peptidase codes for MNDKKQKTTLITIAAVWLLSAVMLFSATTVFAQNQSQGSDLYSQLGLFSEVLNKLKQNYVTELNDEELIKAAIVGMLGSTDPHTTYFTKAEFDDFTTSTKGSFGGLGIQIDKIGDYVTVISPIEGTPAYRMGITAGDRIIKVNDTSIVGVTTDEAIKQMRGEVGTTVIITISRPGVSKPLEFKITRETIKIRSVPYSFKLTNGTGYIRISQFSENTAQDLRAALSSLEAEGITSLIIDLRWNPGGLLDQAVDTVNEFIGPGKLVVETKGRVNSANRQHFTRMNTKTRDYPIIVLVNEASASASEIFAGSLQDWDKGLVLGKTTFGKGSVQQLLPLINGNGIKITTAYYYIKSGRCIHKKINDRILLGQQVSDDDKAAEEELNLKQIYYTVNNREVYGGGGITPDIETASDLLTNFAMELRRGNNFFNFAVEYMVEHDHILDKNIVIDDGLMARFLGYIRSKDISYTPADLDSTDTYIRTVLKSELVRSAYGDQEAYKVTIALDKQLQHAIDLLNRFKTMDALFIHAAEENKKN; via the coding sequence GTGAATGATAAAAAACAAAAGACCACTCTGATCACCATCGCCGCAGTGTGGCTGCTGTCCGCCGTCATGCTTTTCAGCGCCACCACCGTTTTTGCCCAGAACCAAAGCCAGGGCAGCGATCTCTATTCCCAGCTCGGCCTCTTCAGCGAGGTCCTCAACAAACTCAAGCAAAACTACGTGACCGAGCTCAACGACGAAGAGCTGATCAAAGCCGCCATCGTCGGTATGCTCGGTTCCACGGACCCCCACACCACCTATTTCACCAAGGCCGAATTCGACGATTTCACCACCTCCACCAAGGGTTCCTTTGGCGGGTTGGGGATCCAGATCGACAAGATCGGGGATTACGTCACAGTGATCTCGCCCATCGAGGGAACTCCGGCATACAGGATGGGGATCACGGCCGGCGACAGGATCATCAAGGTCAACGACACCAGCATCGTGGGCGTCACCACGGACGAAGCGATCAAGCAGATGCGCGGCGAGGTCGGCACCACCGTCATCATCACGATCAGCCGCCCCGGAGTGTCCAAGCCCCTCGAATTCAAGATCACCCGCGAGACCATCAAGATCAGGAGCGTGCCCTACAGCTTCAAGCTCACCAACGGCACCGGCTACATCCGGATCAGCCAGTTCAGCGAAAACACCGCCCAAGACCTGCGTGCCGCCCTTTCCAGCCTCGAGGCCGAGGGCATCACCAGCCTGATCATCGACCTGCGCTGGAATCCCGGCGGCTTGCTCGACCAGGCTGTGGACACCGTCAACGAATTCATCGGACCCGGCAAGCTGGTCGTGGAAACCAAGGGCAGGGTCAATTCCGCCAACCGCCAGCATTTCACCCGGATGAACACCAAAACCCGCGATTACCCGATCATCGTGCTGGTGAACGAAGCCTCGGCCAGCGCTTCGGAGATCTTTGCCGGCTCGCTCCAGGATTGGGACAAGGGCCTCGTGCTGGGTAAAACCACCTTCGGGAAAGGCAGCGTCCAGCAGCTTTTGCCCCTGATCAACGGCAACGGGATCAAGATCACCACAGCCTATTACTACATCAAATCCGGCCGCTGCATCCACAAGAAGATCAACGACCGCATCCTGCTCGGCCAGCAGGTCTCCGATGACGACAAAGCCGCCGAGGAGGAGCTCAACCTCAAGCAGATCTATTACACCGTCAACAACCGCGAGGTCTATGGCGGAGGCGGCATCACCCCCGATATCGAGACCGCTTCCGACCTCCTCACCAATTTCGCCATGGAACTGCGCCGCGGCAACAATTTCTTCAATTTCGCGGTGGAATACATGGTGGAACACGACCATATCCTGGATAAAAACATCGTGATCGATGACGGCCTGATGGCCCGCTTCCTCGGCTACATTCGGTCCAAGGACATCTCCTACACCCCTGCCGACCTGGACAGCACGGACACCTATATCCGCACCGTCCTCAAAAGCGAGCTGGTCCGCAGCGCCTATGGCGATCAGGAGGCCTACAAGGTCACCATCGCCCTGGACAAGCAGCTCCAGCACGCCATCGACCTCCTCAACCGCTTCAAGACGATGGACGCCCTCTTCATCCATGCCGCGGAGGAAAACAAGAAGAATTGA
- the tmk gene encoding dTMP kinase translates to MKGLFITFEGIEGSGKSTQMRLLADLLAGRDLPVLLTREPGGPPIAEKIRAILLDTEHGAMLPETELLLYSASRVQHTGEWILPAMKEGKIVLCDRYYDSTFAYQGAARFQDLEFIRLLTEFATFRTVPDLTFLLDLPVEQGLARITGRQLDRLEQENVSFHERVRQQYLELARIHASRYIVLDGTLSKGEVHQAIANHVLSQLGVPSE, encoded by the coding sequence ATGAAAGGACTTTTCATCACATTCGAAGGCATCGAGGGCAGCGGCAAGAGCACCCAGATGCGCCTGTTGGCGGATCTACTGGCCGGCCGGGATCTGCCTGTATTGCTCACCCGCGAGCCGGGTGGCCCGCCCATCGCGGAAAAGATCCGGGCTATCCTTCTGGATACGGAGCACGGCGCCATGCTGCCTGAAACCGAGCTGCTGCTCTATTCCGCCAGCCGGGTCCAGCACACCGGGGAATGGATCCTGCCCGCCATGAAGGAAGGAAAGATCGTCCTTTGCGACCGCTATTACGATTCCACCTTCGCCTATCAGGGCGCCGCCCGTTTCCAGGACCTGGAATTCATCCGCCTGCTCACCGAATTTGCCACTTTCCGCACCGTCCCGGACCTCACTTTTCTTCTCGACCTGCCCGTTGAACAAGGCTTGGCGCGCATAACCGGGCGCCAACTCGACCGCCTCGAGCAGGAAAACGTGTCCTTTCACGAGCGGGTGCGCCAGCAATATCTGGAGCTGGCCCGGATCCATGCCTCGCGTTATATTGTCCTGGATGGCACCCTTTCCAAGGGAGAGGTCCATCAAGCCATAGCCAACCATGTTTTATCCCAGTTAGGAGTTCCCAGTGAATGA
- a CDS encoding LytR C-terminal domain-containing protein translates to MTAKHAANNWSPNRGWPLLIILVLALALLVFVYLRFLAPHLGSQEYDEKNLPAIKVMVKNGCGYEKLASDYANHIRYKNIDVVGLGDMPHPIYNKSLIEVKQDDRQDLQRLQKMTGIQRFVLAEDPGSEAPFVIIVGADYEDFMKK, encoded by the coding sequence TTGACAGCAAAGCACGCTGCAAATAATTGGTCTCCAAACCGCGGATGGCCGCTGCTGATCATCCTGGTCCTGGCGCTGGCCTTGCTTGTATTCGTCTATCTGCGTTTTCTGGCCCCGCACCTGGGCTCGCAGGAGTATGACGAGAAAAACCTGCCGGCGATCAAGGTGATGGTCAAGAATGGCTGCGGTTATGAGAAACTGGCCTCAGATTACGCCAACCATATCAGGTACAAGAACATCGATGTGGTGGGCTTGGGGGATATGCCCCATCCCATCTACAACAAGTCCCTGATCGAGGTGAAACAGGATGACCGCCAGGACCTGCAGCGTTTACAGAAGATGACCGGGATCCAGCGCTTTGTTTTGGCGGAGGATCCGGGAAGTGAAGCTCCGTTCGTGATCATTGTCGGAGCTGATTATGAAGATTTCATGAAGAAATGA
- a CDS encoding HIT domain-containing protein, translating into MTDQYLYSPWRLDYIQGEKPADCILCRVRDPGDDEANLILCRTRHCYAMLNRFPYNNGHIMLVPNEHLKNLGDLPAAVLDDLARLVQLSETVLQRAYNCEGINVGLNLGKAAGAGIDEHLHVHMVPRWTGDCNFMSVVGGKRVIPEAFELSFKRLRQEYDKLLRGKE; encoded by the coding sequence ATGACTGACCAATATCTTTATTCACCCTGGCGCCTGGATTACATTCAGGGCGAAAAACCGGCTGACTGCATCCTCTGCCGCGTTCGCGATCCCGGGGACGATGAGGCGAACCTGATCCTCTGCCGCACCCGGCACTGCTACGCGATGCTGAACCGCTTTCCCTACAACAACGGCCACATCATGCTGGTCCCCAATGAACACCTGAAAAACCTGGGCGATCTTCCCGCCGCGGTTTTGGACGATCTGGCCCGCTTGGTCCAGCTCAGCGAAACGGTGCTGCAAAGGGCCTACAACTGCGAGGGGATCAATGTCGGCCTCAATCTGGGCAAAGCCGCCGGAGCGGGGATAGACGAGCATCTCCATGTGCACATGGTGCCCCGCTGGACGGGGGATTGCAACTTCATGAGCGTGGTCGGGGGCAAGAGGGTGATCCCCGAAGCATTTGAGCTGAGCTTCAAGCGTCTGCGGCAGGAATATGACAAGCTGCTGCGAGGCAAGGAGTAA
- the rsfS gene encoding ribosome silencing factor — translation MADKVKLEAILNWLADKKAENISVYDVGKSSAYTDYIVVCEGSANLHNIAIANHLLDMAKEHKVHVIGKAGMEYGQWILVDIGDVIVHVFLPEKREYYKIDQFFADLAARQPEEKSQ, via the coding sequence TTGGCCGACAAAGTCAAGCTTGAAGCCATTTTGAACTGGCTCGCCGACAAGAAGGCGGAAAACATCAGCGTCTACGACGTGGGAAAGAGCAGCGCCTACACGGATTACATCGTGGTCTGCGAAGGCTCAGCCAACCTGCATAACATCGCCATTGCCAACCACTTGCTGGACATGGCCAAGGAGCATAAGGTCCATGTCATCGGCAAGGCCGGTATGGAATACGGGCAGTGGATCCTGGTGGATATCGGCGATGTGATCGTGCATGTCTTTCTGCCGGAAAAACGGGAGTATTACAAGATCGATCAGTTTTTTGCCGATCTGGCAGCCCGCCAGCCGGAAGAGAAAAGCCAATGA
- the argS gene encoding arginine--tRNA ligase, which yields MIKHILNDNLIMALDQLGFTHKRDFTVEVPNNPDFGDYSTNAAMVLAKENKLAPKSLAEKLIKALRKNKFYKSVEFANPGFINFRLSVSLFQKMLWDVHKLGSDFGNSEFGQAEKVLLEFVSANPTGPLNIVSARAAAFGDTLYRVMKKVGFEPAREFYINDAGNQVDILAESLELRLREIHGENIGEFPYEAYHGEYVTHLAHKLNAAEGVRVFMMPEKERNERLKDFALNELLEMQRLSLERFDVTFEGWVSEKTLRGEGVVEEVLSYLTEADCTYEKEDAVWFASTKYGDDKDRVLMKSDGSITYFVPDLAYHLTKIQRGYTKLIDVFGPDHHGYVPRLKAAFRALNYDEGMLEIIFLQQVNLFESGERVKMSKRAGKIVTMDDLISLVGKDAARYFFIARKANAHLNFDLELALQQNNENPVYYCQYAHARICSILKKAKKDKLYPRLFKKELCHKLNKPDELALIQKMTDLPELLELIAQHREPHRLATYTEELCGLFHRFYNKYQVVSPKNKDLSQARLLLIETVKNTLAICLDLMGISAPEKM from the coding sequence ATGATCAAGCACATTCTGAACGATAATCTGATCATGGCCCTGGACCAATTGGGCTTCACCCACAAACGCGACTTCACCGTGGAGGTCCCCAACAACCCGGACTTCGGGGATTACTCCACCAACGCCGCCATGGTGCTCGCCAAGGAGAACAAGCTGGCGCCCAAGAGCCTGGCGGAAAAGCTGATCAAGGCGCTCAGGAAGAACAAATTCTACAAGAGCGTGGAGTTCGCCAATCCGGGCTTCATCAATTTCCGCCTCTCGGTCTCGCTTTTCCAGAAGATGCTGTGGGACGTCCACAAGCTGGGTTCCGACTTTGGCAATTCGGAGTTTGGCCAGGCCGAGAAAGTGCTGCTGGAATTCGTGAGCGCCAATCCCACCGGGCCTCTGAACATCGTCAGCGCCAGGGCCGCGGCCTTTGGCGACACCCTCTACCGGGTGATGAAAAAGGTCGGCTTCGAACCGGCGCGGGAATTTTATATCAATGACGCCGGCAACCAGGTGGATATCCTGGCCGAGAGCCTGGAATTGCGGCTGCGCGAGATCCACGGCGAAAACATCGGGGAATTTCCCTATGAGGCCTACCACGGCGAGTATGTGACCCATCTGGCCCATAAGCTCAACGCGGCCGAGGGCGTCCGGGTCTTCATGATGCCGGAAAAGGAGCGCAACGAGCGCCTGAAAGATTTTGCCCTGAATGAGCTGCTGGAAATGCAGCGCCTGAGTCTGGAGCGCTTTGACGTCACCTTTGAAGGCTGGGTCTCGGAAAAGACCCTGCGCGGCGAAGGGGTGGTCGAGGAAGTGCTCAGTTACCTCACCGAGGCTGACTGCACCTACGAAAAAGAGGATGCCGTCTGGTTCGCTTCCACCAAATACGGCGACGACAAAGACCGCGTCCTGATGAAGAGCGACGGCTCCATCACCTATTTCGTGCCGGACCTCGCCTATCACCTCACCAAGATCCAGCGCGGCTACACCAAGCTGATCGACGTCTTTGGCCCCGACCATCATGGCTACGTGCCCCGCCTCAAGGCCGCTTTCCGCGCCCTGAACTATGATGAGGGCATGCTGGAGATCATTTTCCTGCAACAGGTGAACCTGTTTGAGAGTGGCGAGAGGGTCAAGATGAGCAAGCGCGCGGGCAAGATCGTGACCATGGACGACCTGATCAGCCTCGTGGGCAAGGACGCCGCCCGCTATTTCTTCATTGCCCGGAAGGCCAACGCCCATCTCAATTTCGACCTGGAGCTCGCCCTCCAGCAGAACAATGAGAACCCAGTCTACTACTGCCAATACGCCCATGCCCGCATCTGCAGCATCCTGAAGAAGGCCAAGAAGGACAAGCTCTATCCCCGCCTATTCAAAAAGGAGCTCTGCCATAAACTGAACAAACCCGATGAACTGGCTTTGATCCAGAAGATGACCGACCTCCCGGAGCTTCTGGAGCTGATCGCCCAGCATCGCGAACCGCACCGCCTTGCCACCTACACCGAGGAACTCTGCGGCCTGTTCCACCGCTTCTACAACAAGTATCAGGTGGTCAGCCCCAAAAACAAGGACCTTTCCCAGGCCCGCCTGCTGCTGATCGAAACCGTGAAAAACACCCTTGCCATCTGCCTGGACCTGATGGGGATCAGCGCTCCGGAAAAGATGTGA